One region of Lytechinus pictus isolate F3 Inbred chromosome 8, Lp3.0, whole genome shotgun sequence genomic DNA includes:
- the LOC135155186 gene encoding uncharacterized protein LOC135155186, with protein MAEFKVITTSSDVPVGWRLATHEEVEGYKTKVVGLLGDMDEWVIAKLADGWKISGSGYNYQIQKCADPSEGMGHRVIINMNKSFKITKVEYGMPGGWRLATYWEVEDSMKDVTDLLDEWTIAKLQDGWQVVGGGYGNKLEKNDDPNRKFGDQVITLIRPVKDVRVVEIAKGITRDWSWATKSQVESVKGAVEKLLGEWSIAKLLDGWRIDGKGYGYKITKCDSVEGIGEMVIVQESL; from the exons ATGGCTGAGTTCAAAGTCATTACGACCAGTAGCGATGTTCCTGTGGGGTGGCGATTGGCGACACATGAGGAAGTAGAAGGTTATAAGACAAAGGTTGTGGGCTTACTTGGCGACATGGATGAATGGGTCATCGCTAAGCTTGCAGACGGATGGAAAATTTCCGGTTCGGGGTATAACTACCAAATTCAGAAATGTGCAGATCCTTCCGAAGGGATGGGCCATCGAGTGATCATCAATATGAACAAATCTTTCAAAA TCACTAAAGTCGAATATGGGATGCCTGGTGGCTGGAGGTTGGCGACTTACTGGGAAGTAGAGGATTCTATGAAAGATGTTACTGATTTGCTTGATGAATGGACCATCGCCAAACTTCAAGATGGGTGGCAAGTTGTCGGTGGAGGATATGGCaacaaacttgagaaaaatgatgATCCCAACAGAAAGTTTGGAGACCAGGTGATCACCTTAATCAGGCCAGTGAAGGATGTTCGTGTTGTTGAAATCGCAAAGGGCATCACACGGGATTGGAGTTGGGCGACGAAATCACAAGTCGAAAGCGTAAAAGGAGCTGTAGAAAAATTACTCGGAGAATGGTCTATTGCAAAGCTCTTAGATGGATGGAGAATTGATGGTAAAGGATACGGCTATAAGATCACCAAGTGTGATTCTGTTGAGGGTATTGGGGAAATGGTTATTGTACAAGAATCCCTCTAG